The DNA segment AGTTGAAATTATTAAAGCCGGTAAACAATCAACTGTAAATCCCAATGATATCTAACATAGCCCTAGTCACTACAAACAAAGCTTTGTTGTAAGATATTTAATTGCACAGCATCTTTAAAGATAACAACCTGATAAATTCTGTTGTAAATAGACTCATCAAAACTACCTAATGGCTGGTTTGCTAATAAACCAGCTAACACTGCAGTAGTATTACTATGGCCAACAACCATTGCATTCTCATGATTGTGTTTTAACTTTGTGGCCAGTAATTGTAATTCTTTGGGGTTGTAATTCGTTATATCTAAGCTCTTATTAATAGCAACGGGCTGTGCTGTTTGCATAGTTCGTTTAAAGTTAGTGCTATAGAGCTTATCTAAATTAACAAGTTTTAATTGATTTGCTACAGCGGCAGCTCTTTCATGACCGCACGTTGTTAATTCAGGATCTTTAATATTTAATTGTTTTTCTGCATGTCTGACTAAATAAATCGTAAAGCTTTTCTCTGTTATTGCTGTTTCTGCATTAGATGCAGAAGCAGAGTGCAAACTTAAAGAAAATACAATTAACCCTAAGCTAAATATTTTATTAAGCATATTGTGCCCTCAATAAATCCCAGTTTTTATAACGTAGGTTTAGATTTTCTTTTAATTCTTTGTAATGTTGCACTAAGCTTGAGCGTTCAACATCTTCAGATAGTTGATTACCTTTTTGCGCGATCAGTTTTTTCTTTGTTTCATAATACAAAGTCATATGATCTATAAGTAAGTCATATTCATGCTGCAGTTTGCTAATTAACTCTTCAGCATGAATAGAATGCTGTAATTTAGTTTGGCTATTAACTAATTGCATATGAGCTTTA comes from the Thalassotalea nanhaiensis genome and includes:
- a CDS encoding SixA phosphatase family protein, coding for MLNKIFSLGLIVFSLSLHSASASNAETAITEKSFTIYLVRHAEKQLNIKDPELTTCGHERAAAVANQLKLVNLDKLYSTNFKRTMQTAQPVAINKSLDITNYNPKELQLLATKLKHNHENAMVVGHSNTTAVLAGLLANQPLGSFDESIYNRIYQVVIFKDAVQLNILQQSFVCSD